From Prevotella melaninogenica, the proteins below share one genomic window:
- a CDS encoding glutathione peroxidase: MRTVYEFSVKDRKGKAFSLKEFSNEVLLIVNTATKCGFTPTYEELEALYEKYHAQGFEVLDFPCNQFGQQAPGTDESIHEFCKLTYGTKFPRFKKVKVNGEDADPLFKFLKEQKGFAGWDESHKLYPILDKMLSEADPNYKENPDIKWNFTKFLINKKGQVVARFEPTESIENIAKQIEELL; this comes from the coding sequence ATGAGAACAGTTTATGAATTCTCTGTCAAAGACAGAAAAGGTAAGGCATTTTCACTGAAAGAGTTTTCTAATGAGGTGCTACTGATTGTAAATACAGCTACAAAATGTGGCTTCACACCAACTTACGAGGAGTTGGAGGCACTCTATGAGAAGTACCATGCACAAGGATTTGAAGTACTTGATTTTCCTTGCAACCAGTTTGGACAGCAGGCACCAGGTACAGATGAAAGTATCCATGAGTTCTGCAAACTTACATACGGCACAAAATTCCCACGCTTCAAGAAGGTAAAGGTGAACGGTGAAGACGCTGACCCTCTCTTCAAATTCCTTAAGGAGCAGAAGGGCTTTGCTGGTTGGGACGAGTCACACAAGCTCTACCCTATCCTCGATAAGATGCTTTCTGAGGCTGATCCAAACTATAAGGAGAATCCAGATATTAAGTGGAACTTCACTAAATTCCTTATTAATAAGAAGGGACAGGTCGTTGCTCGCTTTGAGCCAACAGAGAGCATTGAGAATATCGCAAAGCAGATTGAGGAGTTATTGTAG